The following are from one region of the Numenius arquata chromosome 23, bNumArq3.hap1.1, whole genome shotgun sequence genome:
- the CYB561 gene encoding transmembrane ascorbate-dependent reductase CYB561, whose translation MEGSPPPASPAGLSAYVAVSQLLGLTLLAATGAWLGRYRGGVAWHGHLQFNVHPLCMVLGMVFLQGDALLVYRVFRHEAKRSTKALHALLHGLALVIALVGIVAVFESHQAKGIPNMYSLHSWCGMAAFVLYLLQWLLGCGFFLLPGASFSLRSRYKPLHVFFGIALFALSIAACLLGITEMLLFNISDSYSRFIPEGVLANTLGVLLVAFGLVVGYVLTRDDWKRPPLAEELALSMDFKTLTEGESPGGGSQ comes from the exons ATGGAGGGGTCTCCGCCGCCCGCCAGCCCCGCCGGGCTCTCGGCGTACGTGGCCGTGTCGCAGCTGCTGGGGCTGACGCTCTTGGCCGCCACCGGCGCCTGGCTGGGCCGCTACCGGGGCGGCGTGGCCTGGCACGGCCACCTCCAGTTCAACGTCCACCCGCTCTGCATGGTGCTGGGCATGGTGTTCCTCCAAGGTGACG CTCTCCTGGTCTACAGGGTCTTCAGGCACGAAGCCAAGCGTTCCACCAAGGCACTGCACGCCCTGCTCCATGGCCTGGCGCTGGTCATCGCCCTCGTTG gcatCGTGGCCGTCTTcgagtcccaccaggccaagggCATCCCCAACATGTACAGCCTGCACAGCTGGTGCGGGATGGCCGCCTTCGTGCTCTACCTCCTGCAG TGGCTCCTGGGCTGCGGTTTCTTCCTGCTCCCCGGCGCCTCCTTCTCCCTGCGCAGCCGCTACAAACCCCTGCACGTCTTCTTCGGCATCGCCCTCTTTGCCCTCTCCATCGCTGCCTGCttgctgggcatcactgagaTGCTCCTCTTCAACATCAG CGACTCCTACAGCCGCTTCATTCCTGAGGGTGTCCTGGCCAACaccctgggggtgctgctggtggcCTTTGGGCTGGTGGTGGGCTACGTGCTGACACGGGACGACTGGAAGCGCCCGCCGCTGGCCGAGGAGCTGGCCCTCTCCATGGACTTCAAGACCCTGACGGAGGGTGAGAGCCCTGGTGGTGGCAGCCAGTGA